From the Chryseobacterium fluminis genome, the window TATCTTTGCGCATTTTCTCCGACGTATCGTTATAAAAATCATCATTCGTTAAATTCTCAATGAGATTGACTTTCACCCGCCCCTCTTTCGATGATCTTGGACTCTGCCCGGCATCGCTTCCGAAAATAGAAGCATGCTCATCCTGTAAGTTTCTGGAATGGTACTGGTACAGTTCGTTATTGAAATTAACAATATTTTTTGCGCTTCTCCAGTTATCTTTTAAGACAAGAAGTTCAGCATCTCTTGGTGAAAATTCCTTCTTGTTGATAATATCCAGCATGATTTTACTTTCTCCTCCACGAAAACGGTAAATACTTTGCTTGGGATCTCCCACCAACGTAAAAGTAGTATTCTCTGTAGATACCGAATGATCTCGCAGCGGAACAAAATTCTGCCACTGAAGTGCCGAGGTATCCTGAAACTCATCGAAGAAATAATGCTGAAACTGGGATCCTACTTTCTCATAAATAAAAGCGGAAGGCTCGTTTCTCAGGTTTTCATTAATCAGGATATTGAATTTTGATAACAGGACCAGGTCATTCTCTTCTTCAATCTTATGGAGTTCATCCTGAATATCCTTATTTACTTTCAGTGGAAGAAGAGCAGATAAAATTTTCTCTTTTTTCTGTGTTTCTATATACAAAAGGATCAGCTGCATCCTGTTTTCAAGCAGTTGCTCCAAAATTTCAAATATCTCGGATTCTTTATTTTTAGATTTCGCAGAACATCCCTTCCTGTAATTATTAACTACGGATTCTTCCTGTGTTGTGGGAAACGGAAAACCTGTTCTCTGCTGATTATAAAAGTCAAGAACTTTTACAAAGAAGCCTCCGATCCCGTTTTTACCCTGAGCAAAATCTTCAACCTCAATATTTCTGGACCTGAAAAGCTCAATCGATTTTGTGGCAAGCTCATGAGCCTGTTTTCTATTGGCAATAATTTCTTTCCGGAGTGCATTTTTTATATTTTCATAATTGGCACTGTCGAAGTCTTTATTATTTTTGAGGTGTTCATAATGGATATCCTTTACAAATTCCTTTGCAGAATCATAAAGACTTTTGTTTAAATTGATTCTTTCATTGTTTTCAAGGCTATAGTCTACATAATCCATGAAAGAATTGGAAATCACTTCATTTTCTCCGATCTGATCAAGCATCTTATCTACCGCCTCGATCAAATAGGGTTCTGCTTCAATTTCAAGATTAAAATTTTTGGCCAGCCCCAGTTCATAGGAGAAACTTCTTACCAGCCTTGAGTTGAAACGGTCAATTGTTCCGATATTAAGTGTTGAATAATTATGAAGCACATAATCGAGGAGTTTTTTAGACCGGTTATGCAATTCATCAATAGTGATTTTCAGACCTTCTTGCTCAAATGCCTTCTGTATGTTTTTTAAATCCCCGTTTTCAGCATAAGAATCTGCCGAAAAGTTTCCCAGCCAGGATAAAATTCTTTCCTTCATTTCGTTGGCAGCTTTATTGGTAAAAGTGAGTGCCAGAATATTCCTGATCGAGTGCTGCTGATGAGGATAACGAAGACAGATCATCAAAAGACGCTGCACCAGGGCATAAGTTTTGCCGGAGCCCGCAGAAGCATTGATTACTGTATAAGAATTTTGCATTTTTATGAAGAATTGGAAGTGCAAGTTAGCTAAAATTTACATGAAATTTTAACAATACAGGCTCGCTATTTAACGGTTTCGAAAATCAAAATACTAAATAAATCCCAAAACGCGTTAACTGTGGTTAAACTTATGCTATAATTTAAAAATATTGATAGTTTTGTTTCATAAAAAACTATTCGTGAAAATTAAACTACTCTTTATTTTATTAACGCTATTTTTTATTACCGGTAATGCTCAGGAATACATTTTCGGGAAGGTGATGTCCGAAGAGAATCTGGAGATGCAGGATGTTACTGTTATTAATATCAGAACAGACGAACGTGTACCCTCCAATAAAGACGGTCATTTTATGATATCCGGAAGAGCCGGAGATGAGCTGAGATTTATTAAAACCGGCTACGATCGTTTCAATGTAAAAATTACGAAGGAAAATATCAGCGCACCGCTGAACATTAGGCTTACCCGCGCAAGCATTCAGATCCCTGAAATTGAAATCTCCAAAGGCCTTACGGGAGACCTGAAGATCGATTCCAAAACCCTCAACAGACCTAAAAAAGTGGAGCGGCTGGTTAGAGAGATCGATCAGTATATGGTAAAAAAGTCGGATCCCAGGATTCTGGCAGCAAGAGCCGGAGAATTTGTACAGCCTAAAGGACAGGGATTTTCTGTGGGGAAGGTGAAAAACAAATGGGATGATGTGGATTTTATGACTTATCTAACCAATGTATTGGGTGAGCAGTATTTTACAGATCTGAAAATAGATAAACCGAATATTCAGCATTTTATTTATTATGTCTTTGCCGGAGGTTTTGAAAGGAAAAATATATTAAAATACGGATATTGCAGCGATGCAGATTTAAACAGGTTTCAGAGAGCTGTTTTAACGCGTATCTCCTCTTACCGTGCACCTTATACTCAAAAATAAATTCTTGGTATGGCAAAAGGCAGATGGGGAATAATTTTAATTTTTCTCTTTGGAATAATTTATTCTCAGGAAACGGTTACCGGGAAAATTACAGATCAGGATCATAGTGACCTCGCATCCGTCATGGTTATTAATATGGCTACAGACCAGAAAACATACAGTGATTCTTCCGGAGAATTTTCAATCTCAGCATCAGAAGATGATGAGCTTAGGTTCGTAAAAGTCGGCTATGAAAGAAATTCCGTAAGAGTTTTGAAATCCGGGATAAATTCTAAGGTGTTTATGATGATGATAAAAGTTCCTGAAGAAATTGAAGAAGTAAAAGTGGCCAGAAAAGAAGATGCTGCCCGTAGGACTAAAGGGGAGCAGGTAAGAGATGCCGTAGGGCTTCCGCAACCCAGAGGTAAAATGAGAGAAAAACCGGCAGAAGTAAAGCAGGTGCTGATTCCCATTCTTTTAGGACAGTTAAATGTTCAGGGCGCATACGACCTGATCAGTGGAAAAGCACGGCGACAAAAAAGAGCTTACCGGTATGATGACTTACAGGAGCATATTTTATGGGTGAGAAACAGAGTCGATAATGATTATTTTACAAAAGCGGGAATTCCCGTTGAAAGAATTTCTGAATTTATCGAGTTTTCGTTTTCCGAAAACCCTCATATCAGAACCTATGTAAAATCTAAAAACCTATCCGGAGTTTTATTCAGAATGGAAGAAACTATTCCTACGTATCTTGAGCGTTTGCAAACAGGAAAAAATAAACGTTGAACATGTTAAAAAATCTTAAAATTGGAATGGGAATTGTTGAATCTAATTGTAAATCAAAACAAAAGCTGGTTTTATGAATAAAAATATTATAGCAATTGCCATTGGTGCACTTGGATTTATTATAGGTCTAGGGCTTTTGGGAAATGCCGTCAAAAACAGGAATAAATCTGAAAATACCATTTCAGTTACCGGATTAGGTTCTAAAAAATTTACTTCCGATCTCGTAACCTGGTCCGGAAGTTTTTCTAAAAATAATTTTGATCTGAAGGCAGCATATGATGAG encodes:
- a CDS encoding UvrD-helicase domain-containing protein, translating into MQNSYTVINASAGSGKTYALVQRLLMICLRYPHQQHSIRNILALTFTNKAANEMKERILSWLGNFSADSYAENGDLKNIQKAFEQEGLKITIDELHNRSKKLLDYVLHNYSTLNIGTIDRFNSRLVRSFSYELGLAKNFNLEIEAEPYLIEAVDKMLDQIGENEVISNSFMDYVDYSLENNERINLNKSLYDSAKEFVKDIHYEHLKNNKDFDSANYENIKNALRKEIIANRKQAHELATKSIELFRSRNIEVEDFAQGKNGIGGFFVKVLDFYNQQRTGFPFPTTQEESVVNNYRKGCSAKSKNKESEIFEILEQLLENRMQLILLYIETQKKEKILSALLPLKVNKDIQDELHKIEEENDLVLLSKFNILINENLRNEPSAFIYEKVGSQFQHYFFDEFQDTSALQWQNFVPLRDHSVSTENTTFTLVGDPKQSIYRFRGGESKIMLDIINKKEFSPRDAELLVLKDNWRSAKNIVNFNNELYQYHSRNLQDEHASIFGSDAGQSPRSSKEGRVKVNLIENLTNDDFYNDTSEKMRKDIQESLDQGFKFSDITILCRGNFDIFSYSQKLGNLKVIYNGEETNVKTISDKGLTLELSHTLKAVIEFLKWETNPKNKPNLIMMMYYLNQLGRVRMADFTLEMSKILDIESHEEILQFIEKTYSLQLKQENFPRFNLYNFIEYYINEFSFEEKETDFLLNFLEMLFNFTQNAGASTKEFLKYWDEEASKYTIQASENIDAIQIMTIHKAKGLEFPIVFIPMMNKNRDSEFTNWFETSTDAALKSVNINQFNKNLEVYDPEIEIFNKQNSYKNLIDRLCLQYVATTRPVEQLFFYIQKANKTSNNLELLEFLQTKNPDNLDEFDLYDVHPEMLKKYSKHKTSSFKTKDIHIHKNKSEGNTSIKIATPSKNYQVRNEKVRIGLFVHELLSKINTKKDIAKVLERYVLEGQIIMEEKNEIQTTLEEIVDTHAEFFDEKWQVINEKDIMISQNGESRIYRPDRILKGSEGYIIVDFKTGEETAANEKQIENYKKILESLGRKVLKTQLIYL
- a CDS encoding carboxypeptidase-like regulatory domain-containing protein — protein: MAKGRWGIILIFLFGIIYSQETVTGKITDQDHSDLASVMVINMATDQKTYSDSSGEFSISASEDDELRFVKVGYERNSVRVLKSGINSKVFMMMIKVPEEIEEVKVARKEDAARRTKGEQVRDAVGLPQPRGKMREKPAEVKQVLIPILLGQLNVQGAYDLISGKARRQKRAYRYDDLQEHILWVRNRVDNDYFTKAGIPVERISEFIEFSFSENPHIRTYVKSKNLSGVLFRMEETIPTYLERLQTGKNKR